Proteins from a single region of Antechinus flavipes isolate AdamAnt ecotype Samford, QLD, Australia chromosome 2, AdamAnt_v2, whole genome shotgun sequence:
- the KIF20A gene encoding kinesin-like protein KIF20A produces the protein MSRGIMTPPVGLLSDEEIIVSPMFESTAADLGGGIQKDLLSEFSAISPPPIEDKEQVVPEDGTEKVKVYLRVRPLLPSEVERHEEQGCVRIENSETLVLQAPKDSFAMRSNERGVGQATHRFTFSQIFGPEIGQASFFNLTVKEMVKDVLKGYNWLIYTYGVTNSGKTHTVQGSNKDGGILPRSLSVIFNSIQNQLYPASDLKPSFANEVIWLDSKQVKQEEIKKSALLNGSSREEELITSLKKSHNTESLRLGTSASFDSGIAGLSSTSQSSVSLSQMEDTCCRWAEPDTAPFCVPADVRFSIWISFFEIYNEMIFDLLEPPSQQRKRQTLRLCEDQNGNPYVKDLNWINIQDADEAWKLLKLGRKNQSFASTHLNQNSSRSHSIFSIRILHLQGEGNVVSKISELSLCDLAGSERCKEQKMSERMKEAGNINTSLHTLGRCIAAIRQNQQRLKQNLVPFRDSKLTRVFQGFFTGRGRSCMIVNVNPCASTYDETLHVAKFSAIASQLVHAPPVKVGLPSLHSFIKERSLRASPSLEAGAKQEQGPDENSGDEFEISMYDKEELLQVVEAMKELLLQERQEKLKLEVQLRDEICTEMIEQMQQREQWCSEHLDTQKELLEEMYEDKLKILKESLQSYYQEELQERDEKIKELEEALQEAKKQSVPLGTDLQLDPEQTLRRSQRVASSVSNKQLQETKAKLEQCRAELASTTEELRKYQRMLDPPPSAKPFTIDVDKKLEEGQKNIRLLRTELQKLGESLQSAERACCHSTGAGKLRQALTICDDILIRQDQTLAELQNNMVLVKLDLRKKAACIAEQYHTVMKLQGSSSSVSLKKRLDPNQENQQPTQQPPGKKPFLRNLLPRTPTCQGPAENSPYSRILRSRRTPLLKSGPFGKKY, from the exons ATGTCTCGGGGTATCATGACCCCGCCTGTGGGCCTtctctcagatgaagaaatcattgTGTCGCCCATGTTCGAATCCACTGCTGCTGATTTGGGAGGtgggattcagaaagacctgTTGTCTGAATTCTCTGccatctccccacccccaatagAGGACAAAGAGCAG GTTGTACCTGAGGATGGTACAGAGAAAGTAAAAGTATATTTGAGAGTTCGGCCCCTGCTCCCTTCAGAGGTAGAAAGACATGAAGAACAG GGTTGTGTTCGAATCGAGAACTCGGAAACCCTTGTTCTGCAGGCACCCAAGGACTCTTTTGCTATGAGAAGCAATGAAAGAGGGGTGGGCCAAGCCACTCATAGATTCACCTTTTCCCAG ATCTTTGGACCAGAAATAGGACAGGCATCTTTCTTCAACCTGACAGTGAAAGAAATGGTCAAAGATGTGCTCAAAGGATATAATTGGCTCATTTATACATATGGAGTTACGAACTCTGGAAAGACCCATACTGTCCAGG GTAGCAACAAGGATGGGGGGATCCTACCTCGTTCTCTGAGTGTGATCTTCAATAGTATTCAGAACCAGCTCTACCCAGCCTCTGATCTGAAGCCTTCCTTTGCTAATGAAGTGATCTGGCTAGATAGCAAGCAGGTGAAgcaggaagagataaagaagtcAGCCTTGCTGAACGGCAGCTCTCGGGAG GAGGAATTGATAACCTCTTTGAAGAAAAGCCACAACACTGAATCACTACGACTGGGGACCAGTGCCAGTTTTGACAGTGGCATTGCTGGACTCTCTTCTACTAGCCAAAGCAGTGTCAGTCTCAGCCAAATGgaag ACACATGTTGTAGATGGGCTGAGCCAGACACTGCCCCATTCTGTGTCCCAGCTGATGTTCGGTTCTCTATCTGGATCTCCTTCTTTGAGATCTACAATGAAATGATCTTTGACTTGTTGGAGCCCCCCAGCCAGCAGCGAAAGAGGCAAACACTCCGGCTATGTGAAGACCAAAATGGCAATCCCTATGTGAAAG ATTTGAATTGGATTAACATCCAGGATGCTGATGAAGCTTGGAAGCTCCTGAAATTAGGACGTAAAAATCAGAGCTTTGCCAGTACTCACCTTAACCAGAATTCCAGTCGCAG CCACAGCATTTTTTCCATCCGGATCTTGCACCTGCAGGGTGAAGGCAACGTGGTGTCTAAGATCAGCGA gTTATCCCTGTGTGATCTGGCTGGCTCGGAACGCTGTAAGGAACAGAAGATGAGTGAACGGATGAAGGAGGCAGGAAATATCAATACTTCCCTTCATACCTTGGGCCGCTGTATTGCTGCCATACGTCAGAACCAGCAACG GCTCAAGCAAAACTTAGTACCCTTCCGTGACAGCAAGCTGACTCGAGTATTCCAGGGCTTCTTCACAGGTCGTGGCCGTTCCTGCATGATTGTCAATGTGAATCCTTGTGCCTCTACCTATGATGAGACCCTTCATGTCGCCAAGTTCTCAGCCATTGCCAGTCAG CTTGTTCATGCCCCACCTGTGAAAGTAGGACTTCCATCCCTCCATTCATTTATTAAAGAGCGCAGTCTACGAGCCTCTCCCAGTTTGGAGGCAGGGGCAAAGCAGGAACAAGGACCAGATGAAAATAGTGGTGATGAATTTGAGATCTCCATGTATGACAAAGAG GAACTGCTACAAGTGGTGGAAGCCATGAAAGAGCTGTTGCTACAAGAGCGTCAGGAGAAGTTGAAATTAGAGGTGCAGCTCCGCGATGAAATTTGTACTGAGATGATAGAGCAAATGCAACAAAGGGAACAGTGGTGCAG TGAACACTTAGATACACAGAAAGAGTTGCTGGAAGAAATGTATGAGGATAAACTAAAGATCCTGAAGGAGTCCTTACAGAGTTATTACCAGGAAGAGCTCCAG GAGAGGGATGAAAAGATTAAGGAGTTGGAGGAAGCCCTGCAAGAAGCTAAGAAGCAGTCTGTGCCCCTTGGTACAGACCTGCAATTGGATCCTGAGCAAACCTTGCGTAGATCTCAGCGAGTAGCTTCCTCTGTTTCTAACAAGCAGCTCCAGGAGACTAAAGCCAAACTGGAACAATGCAGGGCAGAACTAGCTTCTACCACTGAAG aaCTGCGGAAGTATCAGAGAATGTTAGATCCACCTCCTTCAGCTAAACCATTTACCATAGATGTGGACAAGAAGTTAGAGGAAGGACAAAAG AACATCAGGCTGCTGAGGACTGAGCTACAGAAACTTGGAGAATCCCTCCAATCAGCAGAGAGGGCCTGTTGTCATAGCACTGGAGCAGGAAAACTCCGCCAGGCCCTGACCATATGTGATGACATCCTGATCAGACAG GACCAAACCCTAGCTGAGCTACAAAATAACATGGTGCTAGTTAAACTGGACCTTCGAAAGAAAGCTGCTTGCATTGCTGAGCAGTACCATACAGTCATGAAGCTGCAGGGCTCttcctcctcagtttccttaaaaaaGCGTCTAGATCCCAACCAGGAGAACCAGCAGCCCACCCAGCAACCACCAGGAAAGAAACCTTTCCTTCGAAACTTGCTTCCTCGAACCCCCACTTGCCAAGGCCCAGCAGAAAATAGTCCCTACAGCCGCATTCTTCGTTCCCGGCGTACCCCTCTACTCAAGTCTGGgccatttggaaaaaaatactaa